Proteins co-encoded in one Prevotella sp. E13-27 genomic window:
- a CDS encoding winged helix-turn-helix domain-containing protein, protein MNCRLLEGLSIRLFKGLSKGLSETAANIYKIYADNYITRSDIANRIGISLTAVQKHINKLKSLRFIDRDGSTGHGNWIVIE, encoded by the coding sequence GTGAACTGTAGGTTGCTTGAAGGGTTGTCTATAAGGTTATTTAAAGGGTTGTCTAAAGGGTTATCTGAAACTGCCGCTAATATATATAAGATATATGCAGATAATTATATCACAAGAAGTGATATTGCGAATAGAATCGGAATATCTTTAACAGCAGTCCAAAAGCATATCAATAAACTCAAATCATTGAGATTCATTGACCGTGACGGATCTACAGGCCACGGTAATTGGATAGTAATAGAGTGA